One window of the Spea bombifrons isolate aSpeBom1 chromosome 8, aSpeBom1.2.pri, whole genome shotgun sequence genome contains the following:
- the ASB12 gene encoding ankyrin repeat and SOCS box protein 12: MMKVVLFRCKKMSVMDIKKIFSLLKPKEEEDKLAEARELHLAVVMDNPEYLQSLLSENLYKELINSGSGWGIPVTPLRLAASKGSLECLKILLAYGAEVDILDVKAQTPLFTAVSAGHFDCVRELLKAGANPCGSIYNNCSPVLTAARDGKTNILRELLEYGADVNVRSKLPDWATNITTSTGPLYLSAVYGHLECFRTLLLYGANPDYNCIDQKLLQRIKQPKSVLETCLKHGCRTAFVKLLIDFGANVYLPDLHTNSSFPNHEAIELLLSERVHPKTLMSQCRLVIRKLLREAGHTCLIDHLEVPQTVLRYLNHQTGET, translated from the exons ATGATGAAAGTGGTTCTGTTCAGATGCAAGAAGATGAGTGTCATGGATATAAAAAAGATCTTCTCCTTATTGAAacccaaagaagaagaagacaagcTTGCAGAAGCCCGAGAGCTGCATTTGGCTGTGGTTATGGACAATCCAGAATATCTTCAGTCTCTCCTTTCAGAAAATTTGTACAAAGAACTAATCAATAGTGGGAGTGGTTGGGGTATTCCAGTGACTCCTCTCCGTCTTGCTGCATCTAAGGGTTCTCTGGAGTGTCTCAAGATCCTGTTAGCTTATGGAGCAGAAGTGGACATCCTTGATGTGAAAGCACAGACTCCACTGTTCACTGCTGTCAGTGCTGGACATTTTGATTGTGTTAGGGAATTACTGAAAGCTGGAGCCAACCCTTGTGGGAGTATTTACAATAACTGCTCACCTGTCCTAACAGCCGCAAGGGATGGTAAAACCAACATTCTCAGGGAGCTTTTGGAATATGGTGCAGATGTCAATGTCAGATCAAAGTTGCCAGACTGGGCTACTAATATTACAACCTCCACTGGACCCTTATACCTTTCAGCTGTTTATGGCCACTTAGAGTGTTTCAGGACTCTTCTTCTGTATGGAGCCAATCCAGACTATAACTGTATAGACCAAAAACTTCTTCAACGAATCAAACAACCGAAATCTGTGCTAGAAACCTGCCTGAAACATGGATGTAGGACAGCTTTTGTGAAATTACTTATTGATTTTGGTGCGAATGTGTACCTACCTGACCTTCACACTAATTCATCGTTCCCTAATCATGAGGCAATTGAACTTCTCTTGAGtgaaagag TGCACCCCAAGACCTTGATGTCACAGTGTCGATTGGTCATCAGGAAGCTGCTAAGAGAAGCAGGCCACACATGCCTTATTGACCATCTGGAGGTCCCCCAGACAGTGCTAAGATATTTGAACCACCAAACTGGAGAGACATGA
- the LOC128503001 gene encoding ankyrin repeat and SOCS box protein 12-like isoform X1, which translates to MLNLKRYEDSGEGHELYIAVSTDRPQYLAELLGQETYKKLIDSRSGWGISVTPLHLAASRGSMECLEILLSHGADVDSLDVKAQTPLFSAVSAGHFNCVKVLLKAGANPRGSLYNNSSPVLMAARDGRTNILRELMDYGAPANVRSKKTILHCTNAAFIGPLYISALYGHLECFKTLLLYGANPDYNCTEVKVIEGMKPSNSVLEFCLKHGCEISFIKLLIDFGANVYLVDTNTNTISWRNDAVELLMKERARPRSLMSQARLTIRKFLREGGNIHVIGQLEVPPMIKRYLQHQA; encoded by the exons ATGCTAAACCTCAAACGTTATGAAGACTCTGGAGAGGGGCACGAGCTGTACATTGCAGTATCAACAGACAGACCACAATACCTGGCTGAACTGTTAGGTCAAGAGACATACAAGAAATTGATTGACAGCCGTAGTGGTTGGGGAATTTCAGTGACCCCATTACATCTAGCTGCTTCTCGCGGGTCCATGGAGTGTTTAGAAATTCTCTTGTCTCATGGAGCAGATGTGGACAGTCTGGATGTGAAGGCCCAGACGCCTCTCTTTTCTGCAGTCTCTGCAGGCCATTTTAACTGTGTGAAAGTTTTGTTAAAAGCTGGAGCCAACCCTCGTGGTAGTCTTTATAATAATAGTTCCCCAGTCTTAATGGCAGCTCGGGATGGTAGGACCAACATCCTTAGGGAGCTTATGGACTATGGAGCACCAGCCAATGTGAGGTCAAAAAAAACCATCTTGCATTGCACAAATGCAGCTTTCATTGGACCGTTATACATTTCAGCTTTGTATGGGCACCTGGAATGTTTCAAAACATTGCTTCTATATGGGGCTAATCCAGACTACAATTGTACAGAAGTGAAAGTCATTGAAGGAATGAAGCCGTCTAATTCAGTGCTAGAGTTCTGTCTCAAACATGGCTGTGAGATATCCTTTATAAAACTACTTATTGATTTTGGTGCTAACGTGTACTTGGTTGACACTAATACTAACACGATATCTTGGAGGAATGATGCAGTGGAGCTTCTTATGAAAGAAAGGG CTCGCCCCAGATCGCTGATGTCTCAAGCGCGTTTGACCATAAGGAAGTTTTTGAGAGAAGGGGGAAATATACATGTCATTGGCCAGCTTGAGGTTCCTCCAATGATAAAGCGATATTTACAGCACCAGGCttga
- the LOC128503001 gene encoding ankyrin repeat and SOCS box protein 12-like isoform X2, protein MLNLKRYEDSGEGHELYIAVSTDRPQYLAELLGQETYKKLIDSRSGWGISVTPLHLAASRGSMECLEILLSHGADVDSLDVKAQTPLFSAVSAGHFNCVKVLLKAGANPRGSLYNNSSPVLMAARDGRTNILRELMDYGAPANVRSKKTILHCTNAAFIGPLYISALYGHLECFKTLLLYGANPDYNCTEVKVIEGMKPSNSVLEFCLKHGCEISFIKLLIDFGANVYLVDTNTNTISWRNDAVELLMKERGNLAPDR, encoded by the exons ATGCTAAACCTCAAACGTTATGAAGACTCTGGAGAGGGGCACGAGCTGTACATTGCAGTATCAACAGACAGACCACAATACCTGGCTGAACTGTTAGGTCAAGAGACATACAAGAAATTGATTGACAGCCGTAGTGGTTGGGGAATTTCAGTGACCCCATTACATCTAGCTGCTTCTCGCGGGTCCATGGAGTGTTTAGAAATTCTCTTGTCTCATGGAGCAGATGTGGACAGTCTGGATGTGAAGGCCCAGACGCCTCTCTTTTCTGCAGTCTCTGCAGGCCATTTTAACTGTGTGAAAGTTTTGTTAAAAGCTGGAGCCAACCCTCGTGGTAGTCTTTATAATAATAGTTCCCCAGTCTTAATGGCAGCTCGGGATGGTAGGACCAACATCCTTAGGGAGCTTATGGACTATGGAGCACCAGCCAATGTGAGGTCAAAAAAAACCATCTTGCATTGCACAAATGCAGCTTTCATTGGACCGTTATACATTTCAGCTTTGTATGGGCACCTGGAATGTTTCAAAACATTGCTTCTATATGGGGCTAATCCAGACTACAATTGTACAGAAGTGAAAGTCATTGAAGGAATGAAGCCGTCTAATTCAGTGCTAGAGTTCTGTCTCAAACATGGCTGTGAGATATCCTTTATAAAACTACTTATTGATTTTGGTGCTAACGTGTACTTGGTTGACACTAATACTAACACGATATCTTGGAGGAATGATGCAGTGGAGCTTCTTATGAAAGAAAGGGGTAAT CTCGCCCCAGATCGCTGA